From the Clostridiales bacterium FE2011 genome, one window contains:
- a CDS encoding YbaB/EbfC family nucleoid-associated protein: MGRQNFGGFGGGANMQQLMRQAQKMQQQMQEAQERLDEAEYEATAGGGMVSVKVSGKRELTAITIDPQVVDPDDIEMLQDLVMAAVNEALRKGEEARETAMNRMAPGMGGLF, from the coding sequence ATGGGTAGACAGAATTTCGGCGGCTTCGGTGGAGGCGCCAACATGCAGCAGCTTATGCGTCAGGCTCAGAAAATGCAGCAGCAGATGCAGGAAGCCCAGGAGCGCCTGGACGAAGCTGAATATGAAGCTACCGCCGGCGGCGGAATGGTTTCCGTCAAAGTCAGCGGCAAGCGCGAGCTGACCGCGATCACCATCGATCCCCAGGTTGTGGATCCGGACGATATCGAAATGCTGCAGGACCTGGTGATGGCTGCGGTGAACGAAGCGCTTCGCAAGGGCGAGGAAGCCCGCGAAACCGCGATGAACCGCATGGCTCCCGGAATGGGTGGTCTGTTCTGA
- the recR gene encoding recombination protein RecR translates to MSSQFEPIAAMAMELAKLPGIGPKTAQRLAYHLASQPQENVRALSVALWEGRKAIRFCETCGNYSTGDACPICADPTRHNGQICVVRDPRDVAALERMHEYHGLYHVLHGTLSPMEGVGPDDIHIRELLARLGTEEVNEVILATNPDVEGEATATYIARLLKPMNVKCTRIAHGVPVGGDLEYTDEVTLYKALEGRRDM, encoded by the coding sequence ATGAGCAGTCAGTTTGAGCCTATTGCGGCCATGGCCATGGAACTGGCCAAGCTGCCCGGCATCGGGCCTAAAACGGCCCAGCGTCTGGCTTACCATCTGGCCTCGCAGCCGCAGGAAAACGTCCGCGCCCTCTCTGTCGCACTCTGGGAGGGCCGCAAAGCTATACGCTTCTGCGAAACCTGCGGTAATTATTCCACCGGCGACGCCTGCCCCATATGCGCGGATCCCACCCGTCACAACGGCCAGATCTGCGTGGTTCGCGATCCCCGGGATGTGGCGGCCCTTGAACGGATGCATGAGTATCACGGGCTTTACCACGTGCTTCACGGAACCCTTTCTCCCATGGAAGGTGTCGGTCCCGATGACATCCACATCCGGGAGCTTCTTGCGCGTCTCGGCACGGAAGAAGTAAACGAAGTGATTCTCGCAACCAATCCGGATGTGGAGGGCGAAGCAACCGCAACCTATATTGCGCGTCTTCTGAAGCCCATGAATGTCAAATGTACCCGGATCGCCCACGGTGTACCCGTCGGCGGCGACCTGGAGTATACGGATGAAGTCACCCTCTATAAAGCCCTTGAAGGCAGAAGAGACATGTAA